CGCGGCCGCCGGCAAACCCAAATGTCTCAAAGCCCATCGATTCAAGGGCACAATTACCGGCCAGTATCATTAAATCGGCCCAGGAAAGCTTTCGTCCGTATTTCTTTTTGACGGGCCACAGGAGTAAACGCGATTTGTCAAGATTAACGTTGTCGGGCCAGCTGTTCAGCGGTGCATAACGCTGATCACCCGTACCGCCGCCACCGCGTCCGTCCTGTACACGATAGGTTCCTGCACTGTGCCAGGCCATTCGGATAAAAAGCGGACCATAATGGCCAAAGTCGGCCGGCCACCACTCCTGGGAGTCGGTCATAAGATCATAAATGTCTCTTTTTACCTCGTCGAGATCCAGCGAATTAAAGGCTTCCGCATAGTCAAAGTCCTCATCCATCGGATTGGACTGGGGTGAGTGCTGACGAAGAATATTCAGATTCAGCCGGTTGGGCCACCACTCACTGTTCCTGGTGCCGCCTCCTGCATTTGGTTTCACGGATCCGCTAAAAGGACATTTACTTTCGTTGCTCATAGATATGGTTTTTGATCAATTTTGGATTACGTTTAATCAGACTAACTTTTTACCAAGATGTGCGATTTTACTTCTCTCAATGTATCAAAATTTTACGGAAGGATTGATAGATAATACCTATTGAACAGATTCCACCCGCTTATTGATTGCACAAATTCACGTATCTGAATTCCTCACAATAAGTTGTAAGCAGTGTTTACATGTTCATTAAAAGAACCATTCAATATCAATCAGAGCGTTTATCAGGACCGTATTCAGATGTGTGTGAGGGAGTATTTCACTGAATTTTTGAATTGCATTTTTATGCTTATATCCCTGCCCCTGCACAGACTCCCCTGATTGCTGCCTTATCTTCCCCGGTCAGCTGCAGAATAGGGAATAGTTCCTGATCACCCATCTGGCTGTGCATCACTGATTTTGAGTTTGGCAGGTGGTCGAGTCCGAATGCATGCCCCAGCTCGTGTGCGAGAATCAAAACCAGTTCCGACTTGGTCAGGTAGGTGTTAACCGTAATCGCGCCTCCGTCCGGAAGGTTCTGATAGGTGGCTTTTGTAAATTTCTTTTCTCCGGAGTACCTGTTGTTGTACTCATCCACGAGACGGTTATTTTCTGCAGTCATCAGGTTCAGGCGATCTGCATCTCGGTTCAGTTCTTGAGCCAAACTCTCCAGATTCTCTTTTTCGCGCTGCACCTCCTGCTGTTTCCGCTCGAGTTCGCGCTTACGATCCTCAAAACGCCCGGCATCCTGCTCTGAGAGCCCTCCCGCTGGCGATCTCTGTTCAACCCATCGATTCAATTCTCCAATTTCTCTCAATGTCTCATTTGCAAGCCGTGAATATCGTTCTGATCTCTCCTCAAACTCTCTCCTCTTTCGTTCATACGTGCGGAGAAACTGATCAAGCCTGATCTGTTCGGACTCAATGCGCTGACGGAATCGCACTTCACCGTCCACCACCTGTTGGCGCTCGTCATATACAAACTTTACCACCACATTGCCTTCATCAGACTCAATTGCCGCGGGTCTGCTGAGCTCTTCCGACCAGATGGAGGCCGCTTGTTTCATGGCAGCCGCTACTTCACTTTCCGAAATTCCAAACCGGCTATCGATCTCACCGATTCTGTAGGTAAGTGGTTCCAGGCATGGGACAGACTGAACAGTGGCTTGCCGTGCCGGTCCCTCATAGTTCAGAAAATAGTATCCTGCACCAGCGAGGATTAAAATGATGAAAAGGGGTTTTAAAAGATCGGGTAGCGTCATATCCGATAGGGTTGAACAGGTAGTTCAGGCTTTCGGCCGGATAAATTATAAAATTCTGTTTCCGTATACTTAACGTTTAATGAGTGCCGTGCATTGCTGTAAAGATTAATAATCGTAGTTCCAACGCAGGTCTATACCCTCCCTGGAGTCGTCACCCTGGGTAATGATAAGTTCCAGGTTCTCCCTGAGCAAATATTCAAGAATAAAGAGGGTTTTGGGTTTTGAACTGCCTATTTCATTCAAAATTGCAAAAAAGGTGCGCTGGTTCAGATACCATCCGGTTTTAACGGAGGTGGTACTCGACGAACCGCTGCCGGTATTGTCAATCTCTACCACGTCAATTCCAAGCTGCTGAGACGCGAGCAGTTCAACCCTGTCGAGAAGTACATCCAGGGCGATATCCGCCGCCGAGGGGCTGCTGCCGGACCCTGCAACAACTTGTTCCCATGACTCCAGTTCATAAAACGGTTTCCCAAAAAGAGTATAGCTAATGATATCCTGCAGCTCCAGCTGAGGTTCGCTGTCGAACCTGAATTCGGGATTTTGCGCCGTCCCTTCTATGATATAAAAAATTCGCACATCCTGGCTTTGGGGAGGTTCGTACCGGGTAACAACATTCAAACCCGGGTCGTCTGCGGGCCCGGTAAAAGTGACACTGCCCTCATCCAGGACGAAATTTTTACCGAGTGGTCGCGCATAGCCGCTTTCCGCAAGCAGGCTCCCAAACATCTGAAGATCCTGCTCTCTGTTTTTAACCAGATCTACGCTCCCGCCCAGTTCGATCTCCATATCGAGGTACTGTCTGTTGCGAATCTGAAATTCTCCTGGAAAGCTTATGTTCATCTCCATGGCAAGCGATTCGTAAAACTCAACGGGTTCTGCTTCCTCCTCTTCCTCAAGCCTTACATCTTCAACCGCAGTTTCCCCAAAATTCTCCAGATTAATAAATCCGCTTACGAACGTAAGACCACCCCGAAGATCCGGTTCCTGAAACGTGCCGCTAAGCGATGCATCCAGATCGATTAATGCATTATATTCGGAACTGTTCGCTGCCCTGAACCGGTCTCCACGTATCGTTAGATCTATCTTTCCGGGAGTCAGGTTTTCATACATAAGAGATCCGCTCGCACTGATCTGCCCCGGTCCGCTGTTCATAGTAAATTGTTGGAGATCCAGCCTGTCGGGCTCTACATTCATAAGGGCACCGATTTGTGAGATTGTAATTCCGGCAGGCACAATTCGAACCGATCCATCCGAAAGCTCCATTCTTCCACTGGGTTTAAGATTTCCGATTGTACCGCTAACCGACACATCCCCGTTGAGCATGCCTTTCACCTGCCGTACCATCCCCGGGTCTGCAAAATCATTGATTACCGCAAGGTTGAAATTATCCGTAGTCAGATCGATCGAGACGCTGTCATCATCAGCAGGCAGTACAACTTCAGCGCGTTTCAGGTCAATTATCAGCGGTGCTGCTGCATCGAAACGGAGCACAGGGTCTTCCTGGGCCACAACCAAACCGTCGAGCCTGAACTCTTCTACATCGTGTATGTAGCTAAGGTCCACATCCACTGAATCAATTCTGATGCCGGAAAGCACACCTTCGCGCAGCTGAAACCTTCCGTCCAGCTGAGGATTGCCAGCTTCGCCGGAGAGATTGGCAATAAAATTCATGCGGGCTTCGGTATCCGTACTACCCGGCTCATACCCCTGATTGGCAAATCCGAGCAGGTACGACAAGTCTGTTTCCACCAATTCAAACCTGCCCTCTATTTCACGGTCAAAAAAACGATCGTCGAAGGTCAGGGGATCGCCTGGCAAATAGGGAATAAGCAGACTGCCCTCAAATATTCGCCCTTCCCTGTGCCATCCTGCCATATGGCCGTTGAGCCACTCATTCTCAATCTGAAGATCGAATCGAACTGAATCCATCTCACCTCCATTAAACGTAAATCCGGTTACGTCTGCTGCTGCTCTCACGGAAAGAATGTCGGGACGCCTGTTGATGTATGCACTCCCGGAAAGCGTTCCCTGAAAAAGCGGGTCTTCCATCATCACAGACTGGATGGCACTCAGGTTAAGATTTTCAGCCTCCAGCCCCACTTCCTGCCGCGTGGAATCGATTCCTGGGATCCAGAGGGATAGATATGCCGTATTGCCGGGGCTTTCAATTCTCATGGTGTCGCTGCGAACGGTACCTTCTTCAATGTATAAACCAAACGGCTCATCCAGGGATAGAGTCCGTTCCCGGGTTGTAAAATTGAGCCTGTCAGTTCGAATTCTAACCAACGACGAATCGGCCCTGAAATCACCTTGCTGCGAAATTGAGTTTCTCTCATCGCCAACAATTTCGAAGCCCATCCTGCCCATTATCTGACCGCCGGAAAAAACAGGAACGAGATTAATCGAGATGTCCTGCAGTTCAAACTCATTAATTACAGGCTGAATTACTTCAATTTGAAGCTCTGCCTCAGTCTCATTTTTCAGGAATGCCGTTGCGCTGCCATTCAATTCCGTGGCGCGAAAGAGGGTATCGACCGCAATTTCGGTGAGTAACGCTTCCGCATCAAACTGCAGGATACCGGTATTATTTCTGGTCAGGCTTCCCTGAATGGATCCTTCTGATCGAAGGTCAGTCAGTCCAAACTGAGCGGCAATCGGGTCAAGATTTTTAAGACGGGCTGTAAAATCGAGCGTATTGGATGGATTTGTAATCTCAAACAGATGCTGGTTCAATGTAATTGATGCGTCCGCAATCGGACTCTCAAGTTGTGCTTCTTCAACAATAAAGCGGC
This DNA window, taken from Rhodohalobacter mucosus, encodes the following:
- a CDS encoding matrixin family metalloprotease translates to MTLPDLLKPLFIILILAGAGYYFLNYEGPARQATVQSVPCLEPLTYRIGEIDSRFGISESEVAAAMKQAASIWSEELSRPAAIESDEGNVVVKFVYDERQQVVDGEVRFRQRIESEQIRLDQFLRTYERKRREFEERSERYSRLANETLREIGELNRWVEQRSPAGGLSEQDAGRFEDRKRELERKQQEVQREKENLESLAQELNRDADRLNLMTAENNRLVDEYNNRYSGEKKFTKATYQNLPDGGAITVNTYLTKSELVLILAHELGHAFGLDHLPNSKSVMHSQMGDQELFPILQLTGEDKAAIRGVCAGAGI
- a CDS encoding translocation/assembly module TamB domain-containing protein; its protein translation is MSENGKHSEVKRSRWKRWVIALGVAVVILAGLRLLLKSDFLFDRLRPIAEKQANSLLNGNLSINSISGDLLNGVAVTGAVLQDQNGETVLSLDSLRVEYGIWALLWSPHTIDEAGISGLNVYVTQEQDSVWNIMKLVDASADETEPAETLQWALETFSLENGALYIRSEQLLPDGYLNITDIDLEASAGVGEEGFYGNLRQLELYLQEDRLPESVRLMAEGSADGGRITLESFVLNTGRSLVQAAGSYSTDGDVRAQSGLNRISWRDIAVYMEDFPLASDLEVNLGASGSLSELTLSMHAQADGLESLRLAVTGSVGESIMLTALNMEIENLDSPVLTGNEDFPRVGRFSYNGEGNIMPENPEQMVWSGDLSLNEVIAGDHRMSSTTVSHQLGKGKVDATGAITLDDQNLRYSFDAAEIFSDEPQWNGRIEGSRINPALWLNNDEYEGNLNILAELSGIGFDRERFESSAEIRVDGDRVGSQEFASFIFEGNIDPGRISGSAGLLLQESEVTLNAEVRNWQAEPAYDFDIMLNAFNAAEITYAETELLPTRLNGAFSGSGMLFDPEFMSVNAVMQFDSSFVNGEEIETLRAQFRVENSRFIVEEAQLESPIADASITLNQHLFEITNPSNTLDFTARLKNLDPIAAQFGLTDLRSEGSIQGSLTRNNTGILQFDAEALLTEIAVDTLFRATELNGSATAFLKNETEAELQIEVIQPVINEFELQDISINLVPVFSGGQIMGRMGFEIVGDERNSISQQGDFRADSSLVRIRTDRLNFTTRERTLSLDEPFGLYIEEGTVRSDTMRIESPGNTAYLSLWIPGIDSTRQEVGLEAENLNLSAIQSVMMEDPLFQGTLSGSAYINRRPDILSVRAAADVTGFTFNGGEMDSVRFDLQIENEWLNGHMAGWHREGRIFEGSLLIPYLPGDPLTFDDRFFDREIEGRFELVETDLSYLLGFANQGYEPGSTDTEARMNFIANLSGEAGNPQLDGRFQLREGVLSGIRIDSVDVDLSYIHDVEEFRLDGLVVAQEDPVLRFDAAAPLIIDLKRAEVVLPADDDSVSIDLTTDNFNLAVINDFADPGMVRQVKGMLNGDVSVSGTIGNLKPSGRMELSDGSVRIVPAGITISQIGALMNVEPDRLDLQQFTMNSGPGQISASGSLMYENLTPGKIDLTIRGDRFRAANSSEYNALIDLDASLSGTFQEPDLRGGLTFVSGFINLENFGETAVEDVRLEEEEEAEPVEFYESLAMEMNISFPGEFQIRNRQYLDMEIELGGSVDLVKNREQDLQMFGSLLAESGYARPLGKNFVLDEGSVTFTGPADDPGLNVVTRYEPPQSQDVRIFYIIEGTAQNPEFRFDSEPQLELQDIISYTLFGKPFYELESWEQVVAGSGSSPSAADIALDVLLDRVELLASQQLGIDVVEIDNTGSGSSSTTSVKTGWYLNQRTFFAILNEIGSSKPKTLFILEYLLRENLELIITQGDDSREGIDLRWNYDY